A genomic window from Oryctolagus cuniculus chromosome 12, mOryCun1.1, whole genome shotgun sequence includes:
- the FOXB1 gene encoding forkhead box protein B1: MPRPGRNTYSDQKPPYSYISLTAMAIQSSPEKMLPLSEIYKFIMDRFPYYRENTQRWQNSLRHNLSFNDCFIKIPRRPDQPGKGSFWALHPSCGDMFENGSFLRRRKRFKVLKSDHLAPSKPADAAQYLQQQAKLRLSALAASGTHLPQMPAAAYNLGGVAQPSGFKHPFAIENIIAREYKMPGGLAFSAMQPVPAAYPLPNQLTTMGSSLGTGWPHVYGSAGMIDSATPISMASGDYSAYGVPLKPLCHAAGQTLPAIPVPIKPTPAAVPALPALPAPIPTLLSNSPPSLSPTSSQTATSQSSPATPSETLTSPANTLHSVAVH; encoded by the coding sequence ATGCCTCGGCCGGGCCGCAACACGTACAGCGACCAGAAGCCGCCCTACTCCTACATCTCGCTGACCGCCATGGCCATCCAGAGCTCGCCCGAGAAGATGCTGCCGCTGAGTGAGATCTACAAGTTCATCATGGACCGCTTCCCCTACTACCGGGAGAACACGCAGCGCTGGCAGAACAGCCTTCGCCACAATCTCTCCTTCAACGACTGCTTCATCAAGATCCCGCGGCGGCCCGACCAGCCGGGCAAGGGCAGCTTCTGGGCGCTGCACCCCAGCTGCGGGGACATGTTCGAGAACGGCAGCTTCCTGCGGCGCCGAAAGCGCTTCAAGGTGCTCAAGTCCGACCACCTGGCGCCCAGTAAGCCGGCCGACGCGGCGCAGTACCTGCAGCAGCAGGCCAAGCTGCggctcagcgcgctggccgcctCCGGCACGCACCTGCCACAGATGCCAGCCGCCGCCTACAACCTTGGCGGCGTGGCGCAGCCCTCCGGCTTCAAGCACCCCTTCGCCATCGAGAACATCATCGCGCGGGAGTACAAGATGCCAGGCGGCTTGGCCTTCTCCGCCATGCAGCCGGTGCCCGCTGCCTATCCGCTCCCCAACCAGTTGACTACCATGGGCAGCTCGCTGGGCACCGGCTGGCCGCACGTGTACGGCTCCGCGGGCATGATTGACTCGGCCACCCCCATCTCCATGGCGAGCGGCGACTACAGCGCCTACGGAGTGCCGCTGAAGCCGCTGTGCCACGCGGCGGGCCAGACGCTGCCCGCCATCCCGGTGCCCATCAAGCCCACGCCGGCCGCCGTGCCCGCGCTGCCCGCGCTGCCCGCGCCCATCCCCACCTTGCTGTCGAACTCGCCGCCCTCGCTCAGCCCCACGTCCTCGCAAACAGCCACCAGCCAAAGCAGCCCCGCTACGCCCAGCGAAACGCTCACCAGCCCGGCCAACACCTTGCACTCGGTGGCCGTGCACTGA